AACTGACAATAGGATTTTGGGAAACTATGGCACTGTAACAGGTGCAGAATACGCACAAGATGCTGTCTCTAGTGACAGTGGATTTCAAGAGCACATACAGCCTCTGGACTCATCTAGAGCACAAAATCTGGACCTTAGTTTGAGAAATATGAGTGAAGCTTCAAGTCAAGGAAATATTAGAGAAGAAACGAATGGAACAAAGATAGCTTCCAGTTTGGCATCCTCTCTGTACTTCAGACCAGAGAACAAGGAGGAAATTGACAAATTATCCAATATCCTAAGAGACGGTGAGGTGGTTCGGAGTCAGCTtgacattaaaaatgtctccTCCACATCAGAGGACAAAAATAATTCCTATTCAAGCTCTCAAAAAATGAGGTCACTTGAAAAAACCCTGGGATGCTTTATAAGTTCCTCTGAAGGAACAGATCAGACCTGCTACAGAACATCGCTTGGACAGACTGGGCAGGAATCAAGCCAAGGGCTAAAGCAAAGTGGATCTGCAGTAAGAGAAGCTCTATCTGCAAAAGAAGAGCCGAATTTAGTCATAGAGGTGGGCGGACAGAAAATACAAGCACACAAATCAGTATTAGCTGagaaaagtgattattttaaggCCAGGCTTTCTCGAGACATCCTGAAGGTAAAAGGAATGAGCTACAAGACCTTATCAGTGCTTGTAGATTATGTTTACTCCTCCCAGATGAACGTAAGCAAAGACAATATTGTGGATGTCATCACAGGAGCAAAGATCCTGCAGATGCCCTGTGCGGTACAAGCTGCTATCGACACCATATCCACACAGATCACGCCTGGGAACTGCTATGAAATCCTAATGATTGCCAAAAAGCAGCGACTAAATGAACTGAAAGAAACAGCCTATCGGTTCATGAGTGACAACTTTCTCCAGGTTCTGAGAGATCCGGCGGTTTACGGGCGCCTCACGGGCTCAGAGAGAGACCTCATATTGCGCAAACGGATGGAGAGCCGCCAGTGTCTGATGGTTGCGGAAATCAACGACGTGTTTGAGCGTGTAGGAAGTAGACCGCCCAGCAGAAACAGCAGCCGTCCCCAGAGTCCTCTCTCCATCACGTCTTTTGAGGACAATCACATGATCTACAGCTACAATAAAAGCAGTAAGGACTGGCACACCCTGACCGTCATGCCAGAAGACATCAACACCAGGGGCTGCGGTATTTGTACTATGTACAACTACTTGTTTGTGGCCGGCGGGATCAGGGGAACTGGGGAGAAAAGCAAAGTCTCGGACAGAGTATTCTGCTACAATCCCATCACAGACCGCTGGAGCGAAGTCCGACCCATGAACCAAGCACGATCGCAACTCAAACTCGTCTCCATGGACGGGAACCTGTATGCCATTGGCGGTGAATGTCTTTTCACCGTGGAGAAGTACGACCCTCGAATGGACCGCTGGATGTCAGTGGCTCCTCTACCTAAAGGAGCATTTGCAGTGGCTCACGAAGCCACTACGTGTAACGGTGAGCTGTACGTCTCAGGAGGATCTCTGTTCTATCGGTTGTTGAAATATGACCCCAAGAGAGACGAATGGCAGGAGTGTCCATACAACAACAGCAGGAAAAAATCCACAGACATGGTGGCTCTCAAGAGCTTCATCTACCGATTTGATGTAAACCGTGAACAGGGCATCAGTGTCTTTAAATACAACACCATCGTGAAGATGTGGCATGACTGTGCCTCCCAGCAGCAGGGCTGCACACTGCCGTTTCGATGTGCTGTCATTGATAATTGCATCTACTGTGTGAATAAATCTCAGACTCTTCAGTTCATTGTAGAAGAGGATGGAGGTCGATTCAAAGACGAGTCTCTGAAAGCACCTGTGGAGGCCAAAGGCATCTTATTCCCCTTCGTTCTTAGCTTGCCTGAGAGAGGTGGAAGAATTGCATGAGTAGGATATTTCATCCCTCGTATGACCCTTCGGAGTCACTCCAAACATGGAGAAAGAGAATGCCTGGTCAATATTTATAGATTAAACATTATCTCCAGAGAAGTTCAAGGTGCCAGCACGTAGTGCTTGAAACTGGAATGTGTTTCTTTGCATGGtaagaaaaacatgtaaaaccAATGTAAAATCACAGCTCCACTATTCAACTTTAGGAAATGCATTTATAGCTAATTTGTGCAGTCTCTTCCTTCATTTGTTTTGTGCACTTTGTATCGGATAGTAGTTTAGGCTGAACCTAAAAACCCATTCATTTGTAAAGGCTAGTTTATTGCACCGACAGCCCTGACCAACAGCAACAATCGCCAGAAATTCCACGACCTGACTAATACGATTAAACGTTCAGTTTCTGAAAACAAACACTGACCAACTCAGGGTTAACACACCGATCCGAGTGAACCCAACAAACTTCTCTGTTACTATTGATCGGATTCTGTCAGTGCAGTGCGAATTAACCTTAAAATGGCAATGAAGAGCACAAATGAACAATTGAAGCACATGATGTAATAATGTGACCCTGTTTTCTAGCAACAGATTCTATGCAAATagattttgaagtaaaaattaaacactttttgaaCTACATAGCAAAAAATAGCTCTCAATTCTAGAACTTTGATACATCAGGGGTCAATAAACAAATGTCCTGAAGCAGCTGACAGAGAAGCCATAACCTTTGATGACATTGGCGTAACATTAGGGAAACTTAAAGAGCACAAATCACTTGACTTCTGTAATTGCTGCTACTCTAATATTACTGGCTCACGGATGTAGTTCAAACCAGTGCATTCCTATGACAGCACACTCAGCGGCGCATTCTCTCTGAGACCCTTCTAGGAGAGATTTTAGCACTTTCATTGAGGAAAGTCCAGAAGGCAAAAAAAAGGTGTATGTTCTTTATTTCTGAGTCATTGCCAAAGATAAAAGTTGTAATTTGCAGGCagacaaacattaattta
The sequence above is drawn from the Cyprinus carpio isolate SPL01 chromosome A17, ASM1834038v1, whole genome shotgun sequence genome and encodes:
- the LOC109060740 gene encoding kelch repeat and BTB domain-containing protein 11-like, which translates into the protein MNNTLQDRNMFTVQADVIFHAANPDSPESPIPAEGNNNSVTAMEKTGIPGAEILQGLPGTWDTSESGGLTDNRILGNYGTVTGAEYAQDAVSSDSGFQEHIQPLDSSRAQNLDLSLRNMSEASSQGNIREETNGTKIASSLASSLYFRPENKEEIDKLSNILRDGEVVRSQLDIKNVSSTSEDKNNSYSSSQKMRSLEKTLGCFISSSEGTDQTCYRTSLGQTGQESSQGLKQSGSAVREALSAKEEPNLVIEVGGQKIQAHKSVLAEKSDYFKARLSRDILKVKGMSYKTLSVLVDYVYSSQMNVSKDNIVDVITGAKILQMPCAVQAAIDTISTQITPGNCYEILMIAKKQRLNELKETAYRFMSDNFLQVLRDPAVYGRLTGSERDLILRKRMESRQCLMVAEINDVFERVGSRPPSRNSSRPQSPLSITSFEDNHMIYSYNKSSKDWHTLTVMPEDINTRGCGICTMYNYLFVAGGIRGTGEKSKVSDRVFCYNPITDRWSEVRPMNQARSQLKLVSMDGNLYAIGGECLFTVEKYDPRMDRWMSVAPLPKGAFAVAHEATTCNGELYVSGGSLFYRLLKYDPKRDEWQECPYNNSRKKSTDMVALKSFIYRFDVNREQGISVFKYNTIVKMWHDCASQQQGCTLPFRCAVIDNCIYCVNKSQTLQFIVEEDGGRFKDESLKAPVEAKGILFPFVLSLPERGGRIA